The sequence CGGCACGGACGCCGACCGCACCGTGCACACCGCCAACGGCATCGGCAACGGCGGCGACGAGATCCCCGGCGTCGTCATGGTCGTCGGCGTCAACGGCACCGGCAAGACCACCACCACCGGCAAGCTCGCCCGTGTCCTGGTCGCCGACGGCAAGTCCGTGGTCCTCGGCGCCGCCGACACCTTCCGCGCCGCGGCCGCCGACCAGCTGCAGACGTGGGGCGAGCGGGTCGGTGCCCGTACGGTCCGCGGACCCGAGGGCGGCGACCCCGCCTCGATCGCCTTCGACGCGGTGAAGGAAGGCATCACCGAGGCCGCCGATGTCGTGCTGATCGACACCGCCGGCCGGCTGCACACCAAGACCGGGCTGATGGACGAGCTCGGCAAGGTCAAGCGGGTCGTCGAGAAGCACGGCCCGGTCGGCGAGGTGCTGCTCGTCCTGGACGCCACCACCGGCCAGAACGGCCTGGTCCAGGCCCGGGTGTTCGCCGAGGTCGTGGACATCACCGGGGTCGTGCTCACCAAGCTCGACGGCACCGCCAAGGGCGGCATCATCGTCGCCGTCCAGCGCGAGCTCGGCGTCCCCGTCAAGCTCGTCGGCCTGGGCGAGGGCGCGGACGACCTGGCGCCGTTCGAGCCGGAGGCCTTCGTCGACGCCCTGATCGACTGAGGTCGCGGCCAGGGCGCCACGCCCCGGACCGTCATCGGCCCCCGGACCCGCACACGGCGGGTACCGGGGGCCGGCGTCATTCCCCCTAAACGCCCGGGCCCGGTGTCGTGCCCCTGGCGCCCGCGCTCCGGCGTCGTGCCCCTGGGGGCCCGGGCCTTCCGGTCGCGTACGCGGCGCCCGCTCCCGTGCGCCGCACGTCCGGGGAGGCGGGAGCGACCCCGGGCTCACACCGCTGAGCGGTGGCACACATACGCCAGGGTGCCCACCACCAGCCGCGCCTGCGGCGGCCGGCCCGCGGTGTCAAGC is a genomic window of Streptomyces sp. Edi2 containing:
- the ftsY gene encoding signal recognition particle-docking protein FtsY; this encodes METVILAVIIAVVVLGAISGLVVSGRKKKQLPPSPPAAPKPSVTAPPAEPQVGEEAETPSDEERRTIEEVTLPTAEAPVAEAPAAEPEAPAAPEIEVPEPTAGRLVRLRARLSRSQNTLGKGLLTLLSREHLDEETWEEIEDTLLTADVGVAPTQELVERLRERVKVLGTRTPEGLRALLREELLTLIGTDADRTVHTANGIGNGGDEIPGVVMVVGVNGTGKTTTTGKLARVLVADGKSVVLGAADTFRAAAADQLQTWGERVGARTVRGPEGGDPASIAFDAVKEGITEAADVVLIDTAGRLHTKTGLMDELGKVKRVVEKHGPVGEVLLVLDATTGQNGLVQARVFAEVVDITGVVLTKLDGTAKGGIIVAVQRELGVPVKLVGLGEGADDLAPFEPEAFVDALID